In one Gadus morhua chromosome 7, gadMor3.0, whole genome shotgun sequence genomic region, the following are encoded:
- the cwc15 gene encoding protein CWC15 homolog, whose amino-acid sequence MTTAARPTFEPARGGRGKGEGDLSALSKQYSSRDLPGHTKIKYRQPTQDNQDEVRARDFRRELEERERVVVREKARERGPRDHTTSSSSSSSSSKRPRLDQIPAANLDADDPLTDDDEDEDSDEDSDDDDTAALLAELEKIKKERAEELERKEREQKAEEERIRMENILSGNPLINLAGQPQPVQPQNPAAFSVKRRWDDDVVFKNCAKGVEEARKEKRFINDTLRSEFHKKFMEKYVK is encoded by the exons ATGACAACAGCCGCCAGACCCACGTTCGAGCCcgcccgggggggccggggcaaGGGAGAGGGGGACCTGAGTGCTCTGTCCAAGCAGTACTCCAGCCGCGACCTGCCCGGACACACAAAGATCAAATACAG gcagccCACCCAGGACAACCAGGATGAGGTCCGTGCCCGTGACTTCCgcagggagctggaggagagggagcgtgTGGTGGTCCGAGAGAAGGCCCGGGAGAGGGGACCCCGAG ACCACACCACCTCGTCATCGTCATCTTCATCGTCCTCCAAGAGACCCAGACTGGACCAGATCCCCGCAGCCAACCTGGACGCTGACGACCCTCTGACAGAT gacgacgaggacgaggactcGGACGAGGAcagcgacgacgacgacacCGCGGCGCTGCTCGCAGAGCTGGAGAAGATCAAGAAGGAGCGGGCCGAGGAGCTGGAGCGCAAG gaGCGCGAGcagaaggcggaggaggagaggatccGGATGGAGAACATCCTGAGTGGGAATCCTCTGATCAACCTGGCGGGACAGCCTCAGCCCGTCCAGCCTCAGAACCCTGCCGCCTTCAGCGTCAAGAGGAG GTGGGACGACGACGTGGTTTTCAAGAACTGCGCCaaaggggtggaggaggccagGAAGGAAAAGCGCTTCATCAACGACACGCTGCGCTCCGAGTTCCACAAGAAGTTCATGGAGAAGTACGTCAAGTAG
- the plp1b gene encoding proteolipid protein 1b isoform X2 encodes MGCYDCCIRCAGAIPYPSLVATLLLFAGMALFCGCGHEALGQTQVLVETHFARNFQDYSLMASCIKYFQFVIYGLASFFFLYGLLLLAEGFYTTSAIKQSFGEFRSTRCGRCLSLTFIIATYVLAVIWLCVFAFSAIPVFFFFNMAQTCHNINLLAETSPSINQHGWICMDARQYGLLPWNAMPGKACGMTLAAICKTSDFYVTYDLYIAAFVGAGVALLALFLYVVATTYNYAVLRFLGRKGLHC; translated from the exons ATGG GTTGCTATGACTGTTGCATCCGGTGCGCGGGCGCCATCCCCTACCCGTCGCTGGTCGCCACGCTGCTCTTGTTCGCCGGCATGGCGCTGTTCTGCGGCTGCGGGCACGAGGCACTGGGCCAAACCCAGGTCCTGGTGGAGACCCACTTCGCCCGCAACTTCCAGGACTACTCGCTCATGGCCTCCTG CATCAAGTACTTCCAGTTTGTGATCTACGGCCtggcctccttcttcttcctatACGGGCTCCTGCTGCTGGCCGAGGGCTTCTACACCACCAGCGCCATCAAGCAGAGCTTCGGGGAGTTCCGGAGCACCCGCTGTGGCCGCTGCCTCAGCCTGACC TTCATCATCGCGACCTACGTCCTGGCGGTCATCTGGCTCTGCGTCTTCGCCTTCAGCGCCATCccggtcttcttcttcttcaacatGGCGCAGACGTGTCACAACATCAACCTGCTGGCTGAGACCTCCCCCAGCATCAACCAGCACGGCTGGATCTGCATGGACGCCCGACAGTATG GTCTGCTACCCTGGAACGCCATGCCCGGGAAGGCCTGTGGAATGACGCTGGCGGCCATCTGCAAGACCAGCGAT TTCTACGTGACCTATGACCTGTACATCGCTGCGTTCGTGGGTGCCGGGGTCGCGCTTCTAGCTCTG TTCCTGTACGTTGTCGCCACCACCTACAACTACGCCGTCCTGAGGTTCCTGGGCAGGAAGGGGTTACACTGCTGA
- the plp1b gene encoding proteolipid protein 1b isoform X1: MFPVRQPWLCKALGCYDCCIRCAGAIPYPSLVATLLLFAGMALFCGCGHEALGQTQVLVETHFARNFQDYSLMASCIKYFQFVIYGLASFFFLYGLLLLAEGFYTTSAIKQSFGEFRSTRCGRCLSLTFIIATYVLAVIWLCVFAFSAIPVFFFFNMAQTCHNINLLAETSPSINQHGWICMDARQYGLLPWNAMPGKACGMTLAAICKTSDFYVTYDLYIAAFVGAGVALLALFLYVVATTYNYAVLRFLGRKGLHC; the protein is encoded by the exons ATGTTTCCGGTCAGGCAGCCCTGGCTCTGCAAAGCCCTAg GTTGCTATGACTGTTGCATCCGGTGCGCGGGCGCCATCCCCTACCCGTCGCTGGTCGCCACGCTGCTCTTGTTCGCCGGCATGGCGCTGTTCTGCGGCTGCGGGCACGAGGCACTGGGCCAAACCCAGGTCCTGGTGGAGACCCACTTCGCCCGCAACTTCCAGGACTACTCGCTCATGGCCTCCTG CATCAAGTACTTCCAGTTTGTGATCTACGGCCtggcctccttcttcttcctatACGGGCTCCTGCTGCTGGCCGAGGGCTTCTACACCACCAGCGCCATCAAGCAGAGCTTCGGGGAGTTCCGGAGCACCCGCTGTGGCCGCTGCCTCAGCCTGACC TTCATCATCGCGACCTACGTCCTGGCGGTCATCTGGCTCTGCGTCTTCGCCTTCAGCGCCATCccggtcttcttcttcttcaacatGGCGCAGACGTGTCACAACATCAACCTGCTGGCTGAGACCTCCCCCAGCATCAACCAGCACGGCTGGATCTGCATGGACGCCCGACAGTATG GTCTGCTACCCTGGAACGCCATGCCCGGGAAGGCCTGTGGAATGACGCTGGCGGCCATCTGCAAGACCAGCGAT TTCTACGTGACCTATGACCTGTACATCGCTGCGTTCGTGGGTGCCGGGGTCGCGCTTCTAGCTCTG TTCCTGTACGTTGTCGCCACCACCTACAACTACGCCGTCCTGAGGTTCCTGGGCAGGAAGGGGTTACACTGCTGA